Part of the Deltaproteobacteria bacterium genome is shown below.
TCGTGCAACCGGTCGCGGGCTGCCGCAGACAGCCTGGAGGGAGGGACACCGCGCGACGACAGGAAGCGGTCCGCCAGCGGCAGGATGTCCTCGCGTCGGTCTCGCAGCGGCGGCAGATGGATCGCGAAAACGTTGAGCCGATAGTAGAAGTCCTCGCGGAAGGTGCCCGCCTTCACCGCGTCATCGAGATCGCGGTTGGTCGCCGCCACCACCCGCACGTCCACCTTGCGCGTCTGCGTGGACCCCACCGGCACGAACTCGCGNNNNNNNNNNNNNNNNNNNNNNNNNNNCCCGTGTCCGCCGCGGCCAGATGTCCGATCTTGCGCTCGTGCGCTCCGGTGAAGGCGCCCTTTTCGTGCCCGAACAGCTCGCTCTCCAGCAGCGCCTCTGGCAGCGCCGCGCAATGCACCTCGACGAGCGGGGCCGCCGCGCGCTTGCTCGAATAATGGATCAGGCGCGCCAGCTGGTTCTTTCCCGTTCCGCTCTCGCCGAGGAGCAGCACGCTGGCGTCGGTCGCGGCCACCCGCCGGGCCGCGGCCAAGACGTCCTTCATCGCGGCGCTCTCGGCCACCAAGCCGGGCGTCAGCCGCTCCACCAGCCGGTCCGCCTTGCGGTGCGCGGCGCGCTGGTCCGCGAGCCGTTGCACCCGCAGGCGGAGCTCCTCGAATGCGAAGGGCTTGATCAGGTAATCCGCGGCGCCTGCCTTCATCGCCGCGACCGCGCTCTCCGCCGTCGCGTGCGCGGTCATCAAGATCACCTCGGCGGGCGGGATCCGGGCGCGCGCCGCTTGGAGCACGCCGAGCCCGTCCATGTCGGGCATCCGCAGATCGGCGACGACGATCTCGAACGCCTCCTTCTGCAGCTCGGCGAGGGCCGCCCGGCCACCGCCAGCCCGGGTCACTGCGTGGCCGTCCAGCGCCAGCGCTTCCGACACGAGCTTGCCGAGCTTCGGTTCGTCGTCGACGACCAGGACGCGGGCCATGAGGCGTTCCTTCAGGACACGACGGGCAGGCGAACCTGAAAGGTCGCACCCGGCCGTCCGTCGCCGATCAGATCGAGGATGCCACCGTGCCGTTCCACGAAGCGCCGGGACAGCGCCAGCCCGAGCCCGGTCCCACCTTCCCTGCCGGTCACGAACGGCTCGAACAACCGGACCCGGATCTGTGGGGGCACGCCCGGCCCAGAGTCGTGCACGGTGACGCGCACCTCGCTGTCCGCGGCAACCGCGGTCAGCTCGATTTCACCGTTCCGCTGCGCCTCGGCGGCATTGGAGAGCAGGTTCGCGAACACCTGCCGCAGCCTGCCGCCGTCCCCTTCGATGGGCGGCAGCTGTCCAATGGAAAGACGTACGCGCACCGGAAACGCCGCTTCCGCGGCTCGCGCGGCGTCCTCGAGCACGTCGCGGAGATCGATCCGCGTGCGGACGATGGCGCGATCGCCGGCGACGTCGAGGAAGTCTTCGGTGAGCCGCTTGAGCCGTTCCACCTCGCCGAGCATGTCCTGCAGGTCGGACGCGCCGCGCTCGCCCAGTGCCGGGCCGGACCGCTCGCGCAACAGGTCGATGGTGCCGCGGATCACCGCGAGCGGGTTGCGGATCTCGTGCGCTGCCATCGCCGCCATGCGGGACATCGCCTCGCCGCGCGCCGCCCGCTCAGCGGCCTCCGTGCGGGCCCGCTCGGCCCGCGTCCACCGCCAGGCCACGAGCGCCAGTGCGAACGCTCCGGCAACGGCGAACCCCACTCCCAAAGCGAGCGCCGGACGCAGCCCGCGCCGCGCGCCGGCGAACGCCTGACCGGCCTCGAGCGCCAGCACCGCGCGCACGCTGCCGTCCGCGGCGCGGACAGGAAAGTAACCGGTGGCCACGCCCTCTTCCCCCAACGCGAAACCGGCGCCGATCCCGGAATCG
Proteins encoded:
- a CDS encoding HAMP domain-containing histidine kinase, whose translation is MRKRSALVAVAAAVLGLAGSLAATAFLHASATRALDQVLDERLRGAGEAAAGLLQNTAPSASQLQRLMQANQLEGAFLLDRDLTVLADAAGPAGRRADLLRVDLSRVRRAFEGDSGIGAGFALGEEGVATGYFPVRAADGSVRAVLALEAGQAFAGARRGLRPALALGVGFAVAGAFALALVAWRWTRAERARTEAAERAARGEAMSRMAAMAAHEIRNPLAVIRGTIDLLRERSGPALGERGASDLQDMLGEVERLKRLTEDFLDVAGDRAIVRTRIDLRDVLEDAARAAEAAFPVRVRLSIGQLPPIEGDGGRLRQVFANLLSNAAEAQRNGEIELTAVAADSEVRVTVHDSGPGVPPQIRVRLFEPFVTGREGGTGLGLALSRRFVERHGGILDLIGDGRPGATFQVRLPVVS